The Chitinophagales bacterium region AAATACTACTGCACGAATTAGACGAAGACATGATATTAGATTTACAAAAACACCAACAAAAAAACAGGGTAATATGAAAAACATAACCATAACTATTTGCCTACTACTTTTTGCGTTTACCAAATCAAGTTTGGCGCAAAACGATCGCGTAGAATCGCTACGCGTTGCATTCATAACAGATTATTTGCAATTAACACCTCAGGAAGGTCAAAAATTTTGGCCTATCTACAACCAATACAGAGGCGAATTTAAAACACTAAGGCAAGCATATCGCCTAGATGCAGCAGGCGAAGACGACCCACAATTTGCCGATAAAAAAATGGAATTTGACCAAAAAAAATTAGACCTTCAGAAAAAATACCGTCCACAATTTGAACAAGCAATTGGAGCTAAAAAATTTGGCCTTTTACTAAGTGCCGAAGAGAAGTTTAAAAAAGAATTACTGCGCAGATTACAAGAAAATCGAAAATAGTTTGATGCAGCAACATTAACTTACGGCTGCTTCATTTCCATAAAAGTTTGAAGAATAATTGTAGCGCTTACTCTATCAATAATTTCTTTTTGCTGGCGTGTTTTTTTATTTACGCCACTAGCTAGAATTGTCTGCGATGCAATTTTAGAAGTAAAGCGTTCATCTACTCTATAAATTTTTATATCGGGAAATTTTTCTTCCAACCAAGTAACAAAAATACCTATCTCGGTTTCAATTTCATTCACAGAAAAATCGCGGGTAAATGGTTTGCCAACTACAAAGGCTTCAACCACCTCTTTGGCACAGTACGATACCAAAGTTTTTTTCAACGTCTTAGTTTCTACAGTTTCTAATGCGCTGGCTATTATTTTTAATGGATCGGTTACTGCCAAACCGGTTCTTTTTTTCCCATAATCAATTGCCAAAATCCGCCCCATACGCAAAGTGAAGAATGCAATGTTAGGTTAAAAATTTTAGTTACGTTTGCCATAAGCATATTTTACAAACAACAGACGAATGAACTTTAGAAAATCGGCCACAGCGCTGCTATGTTTCTTGGCAAGCAGTATATATGGTTTTGCTCAATTATTACCCAATGAATATACTTTAGGAAAAGAAAGACACTTACATGTTACTCAAGGTGTTTTATACGATAATGGCGGCAAAAATTCCGAACTTAAAAATGAATATTTCATTACCACGCTGCATGGCGAAAATCAATTAGAGGTATATTTTGAAACCTTCAATATTCCCGATGGGGCTTCTTTAAAAGTTTACAGAGGAAAAGATACCGATGGAGAGTTGTTAGGAATTTTTCACGATGCTAAAATTCCCAACTTAAAAGGTAAAATCTTAACGTTTGAATTTTTCCCTTCAAAGCATTTAGCAAAAGGAAACTACAAGATAAGAGGCCAGGTAAAATCTACCCCACAAGAAAAAAGCGGAGCAGCACGCAGCCAACCCGCCAGCGATTGTGTGGGCGCCATTCCACTTTGCCAAAACCTTACCGCTGTTGCACTTGGCGGTCTTTATACCGACCTTGGAGCCGTGAATGACGATGATGGCAGTTGCTATGGAGGCACAGGCTCCGGTGGCTCAGTGTGGTATTCTTTTCAACCACAAGCAAATGGAGCACTAGACTTTACAATTACTCCCACCGGAAGCACCGATTACGACTTTGTACTTTGGGATATCACCTCAGGTTGCGGCAATGGACAACGCCAACAAGTTAGTTGCAACTACTCCCAATATACAGGCAACACAGGTATAAGCAGTGTTAACTGTAGTGAAAGTTATGGCACCTGTACCGGCAACGATTGCTCTTCCGATAGTAAAGGCTCAGATTGTAATCGTTTTAATCGAAGACCAACCGTAAACTCCACGCACAAGTATGCCGTTTGTATCAATTTCTACAGCGGCTCAAACGATGGTTTTACCATTCAATTTAAAAACGAAACAAGCTCGGTAAACATTACAGACGTTACACCTCCGGTAATTCTGAATGCCTCGGCAAATGCTTGTCCAACTGCCGCTCAATTTGAATTGCTTTTTTCTGAGTATGTAGATTGCAGCACTATACAAGCTGCCGATTTTTCTATTCCCGGTCATACAGTTTCATTAAATCCACTTAACTGCACCAACAATAGTACCAATAGCGTAGCCGTTACTGTAACGCCACCCCTCTCCATCGGCACTTATGCACTGCACGCTCAAGATATTTTAGACTTATGCGGGAATAATATGAATACCAATTTCAACATTGTAATTGGTACTAGCCCAACAGCTACTGCAAGTTCGAGCGGAGGTATATGCCGCAGTCCCGGATTTTTAGGAATTGGTTATACCTATACGCCCGCTTCGCAAACGCTTACCGCAACCGGAGGTGGATTTTACAAATGGAGCGATGGGCAAATAGGTGCAAGTGTATCAGTATCGCCTAAAACTACTACTACCTATACCGTTACCGTAACTCAAGGCGCTTGCCCCGCTACGGCAACCGTAACCGTTCCGGTTGAAGATGCTCCCACAATAAATATTCCCGACCAAACTATTTGCACCGGAGAGTCTAAAACACTTACAGCTACAGGAGGTGGCTCCTACCAATGGTACACCAATCCTTCATTGTTTGGAAACGGAACTGCCATTCCCGCACCTGCAGGCACAAATGCATCCATTACCGTTAGCCCCTCTTCAACCACTACTTATAGAGTAGTAGTAACCAGCCCTGCAGGCTGCAAAGGCCAAGACGATGTAAAACTAACTATAGTAAATACCAATTGCTGTAATGCAACAATTGCACCTGCCGGTCCATATTGCACATCCGATGCACCTAAAATACTAACTGCCGGAACCTCCGGTGGCACTTGGAGCGGCACAGGAATAAGCAATGCTTCAACGGGCGAGTTTAGTCCGGCAGTTTCCGGTGCCGGATCTTTTAAAGTCTATTATACTTTAGCTTGTGGCTCTTTAGATTCTGCTACAATTGTGGTGCAGGTTTGTACTCCTCTTGTTGTTTGCAAGCAACCTAATGGAAATTTAACAGCATCTGGCGGTATTAGTCCTTATACATGGGAAAGCCAATCAACAATACAAGATTGTAGCAGTTGCCCTGGCGGCAATTGTATTCCGTTTATTTGTCCCGGCACTCCAACTACTACATGGACAGGTTTTGGAAGCACTGCAACCGTTACACCTCCGGGAACTTACCCCATCCGCGTGCGCGATAGTGGCGGCAATGTAATTAGTATTGCTTCGCTTGCTTCCGTAAATCCATGTAGCACATGCCCAAGCATTACCGTTTCTGTACAAAACAAACAAGATGCAAACTGCCAAAGCGCCAATAGTGGCTCTGCCACATTTACGGCAACCGGAGGTAGTGGTTCTTATACCTATACTTGGAGTCCAAACGTAAGTTCTACCGCTACTGCCAATAGCTTAGCAGCAGGTACTTACAATGTAACAGCTACCGATGCCAATAACTGCACCGGAACCGGAACTGTAACTATTGGAGTACCTACCACTCCTACCCTAACTCTTAGCAACCAAACCAACCCTGCTTGCGGGCAAGCCAATGGCAGCGTAAGTATTACACTTGCAGGTGGCACCGCCCCTTATATTGCAACAATAGATAATGGACAAGGCGCTCCGGTTACTCAAAACATCCCCATAGCAGGAACAGCACCTGTAAATAACTTAGCTGCGGGAACTTACATTATCACTATTCGCGATGCTAATAATTGCACAGCAACACAAACCTTAACGCTAATAGCACCCAATGCTCCTGTAATTGGCACACCAACTACTTCTAATGAAACCTGTAGCGGACAAAACAACGGAGCACTTACCTCTGCAACCGTTACGGGGGGCACCGGAACGCTGCAATGGAGCTATGCCCTGGCAGCCACGCCCGGTAATATAACAGCAATAGTTTCTTTTCCGGTAAATAATCTTGCTCCTAATAATTATGTATTAAAAGTACAAGATGCCAATGGTTGCGCAGATACAATTCAATTTGTAATAGCAGCAGGGCCTAACTGTTGTAACTTAACTTTGGATATTGCAACAATTCAACCTAATTGTGGGCAAAACTCTGGTTCCATTACAATAACACCATCTCCATCCGGCACCTATAGTTATACTTGGAACAATTCTCTACCCAATCAAGCAACACAAAGCAGTTTAGCCGCTGGGCAATACCTTGTAACTGTTGCAGAGGTTGGCAATCCTGCTTGTAGTGTAGATACTGTAATTAACCTAAATAATAGCAATGGCCCAAGTATTGCATTTAGTAATAAAGTAGAACCGGGCTGCGGCACAGCCAACGGCAGTGTAAGTGCTACTTTAGCAGGCGGTTCAGCACCTTACACCATTACAATTGATGATGGGCAAGGTGCGCCACAAACTCAAGTAATACCAATAGCTGGCACTGCACCCGTTACAGGAATGGCAGCAGGCACCTATATAATTTCAGTAACTGATGCCAATAATTGTACTGCAACACAAACAATTGTTTTTACTGCTCCTAATTCACCCGTAATTACCTCTATCAACGCAACTGCCGAAACTTGTTTTGGCGACAATAACGGTACGGCCAACGTAAGTGTAAACGGAGGAACCGGAACACTTATTTATGCATGGAGCAATGGAGCAAGCAGTGCAGCTATTGCTAATCTTGCACCCAATACATACTCAGTAACCATTACCGATGCTGCCAACTGCACCGCTTCAGGAAATATCACAGTTGCTGCGGGACCTGTTTGCTGTACATGGAATATTAGTGCGGCTATAGTTCAACCATCGTGTGGCGCCAATGATGGCAGTATAAACATTACTGTTTTACCGATAGCTACCTATACTTACACATGGAGCAATAATGCCATTACAGCCAACAATTCAAATATAGCCGCAGGCAACTATAGTGTAACCATAACCAATACAGCCAACAGTTGTGTAAAAGATACTTCTTTCAGTTTATCTAATCCCAATGCACCTACCGTAAGTGGCGTAAATGCTACTGCTGAAAGTTGTGCAGGTGGAGATGGCGCTATTAGTATTACTGCAACTGGCGGTACAGGAACATTAACAGTTACCTGGAGCAATGGCGCTACCGGAAACAGCATTACTAATTTAAGTGCCGGAACCTACAACTATACCATTACCGACAATAATAACTGTATGGTTACTGGCGATACTATTGTGGCTCCGCCTACCGGATGTTGCAACCTGCAATTAACAGCTATTGCAAACAATACAGACTGTTCGGGAGCCAATGGCAGTATTCAAGCCAATATTGCAACGGCAGGAATTCCGCCATATACTTTTAGCATAGATGGAAACACTTACCAATCTTCATCCAACTTCTTAAACCTAACAGCAGGAAACTATGTAGTATTTGCAAAAGATTCCACTAGTTGTATTGATACAGTTCATGTAACCATTGGCAGCATTGCTAATACTTTGAGTGTAGCCTTAAATGTTGTGCAACCTGGATGTGCCGGAGTAAATGCCGGAAGTATTACTGCAAATGCCACAGGAGGAAATGGAACTATAACTTATGTATGGAACACAGGAGCCATGGCAGCAGCTATACAAAACCTTAGTGCCGGGAAGTATGTTGTAACTGTAAGCGATTCATTAGGATGCTCCGTAAAAGATTCAGCTACACTCCTATCTGCACAACCCGTAACAGTAAACATAGGTAACGATGTTAGCTTTTGCCAAGGCGATAGCTCCACGCTTGCTGCCCCTGCCGGATTTGCAACATACGTATGGAGCAATGGTAGTACTGTGGCAACCACAACGGCAAACACAGGAGGAATATACAGCGTAACCGTAACCGATATAAACGGTTGTACCGCCAGCGATTCTTTACAAATTACCATACTGCCTACACCTATTATCGAGTTACCGCAAGATACCACCGTGTACGAAAACAATGCCGTACGCTTGCATCCGGTTATCACAAACGGCTCATCGCCCGCCACCTACTTATGGCAGCCCAATATTGATATATCGTGCAACGATTGCGCCCACCCAATTGCACACCCGGCAGATACCATTACGTATCACTTAACTTATATTGGTTCCAACCAATGCCGTGCCACAGCGCAGATTACAATAAATGTGAAAATAGGCGGTACTATTTATATGCCCAATGTGTTTTCGCCCAATAACGATGGCAACAACGATATTCTTTTGCCACTCGGAATTGGTATAAAAACCATTCAATGGAAAGTGTTTAATCGTTGGGGCGAAATGGTATTTGTTTCAAGCAATGAAAATATTGGTTGGGATGGCACATACCAAGGTGTATTGCAGCCTGCAGGTACTTATGTTTATTTGCTGCAAGTTACCTTCTTCAACAAAAGCACTCATAACTACAAAGGCAGTTTTACATTAGTTCGCTAATGTTTCTACTTGGTACTTTTAGAAGTTAGAATATTGCTTTTAATGGTTAAAACAGTTTGCTTAGGCTCTGTATTTGCTTCAACCGTAATGGTTTTAGATTGTTCACCTTCTTTGCCATTGCTATCAAATTCCACATCAAGTTCTGCCGATTTGCCTGGAGCCAACGGCTCTCTTGGATAGCTTGGAACCGTGCAGCCGCATGAGCCAATGGCATTTACTATAACTAAATTTTCGTTGCCCGTGTTGGTGAACTTAAACTTGGTTTTAACCTTATCGCCCTGTTTAATTGTTCCAAAATCGTGCTCCATTTTATCAAACGAAATAGTAGTGGATGGTATATTGGTTGGCGGATTTTGCAACTGCTGATTAGCTACACTGTGGGCATCTTGAAAATAAACGCGTCCTTCCACCTCTGCCACTTTTCGCTCTAAAGTAGCAAGCCTTAAATCTTGCTGCTCCAACTTTTCGTTTGAAACATAATACACGCCCACCGCAGCGCAGATTGCAGCAATGGATGTAAAAAGCAATACATTTTTCATATAAGAAGAGTTAATTTCTACGAAGTAAAAATATACTGTTTTGCATAAGAAAACAGCAAAACAATTCTAAAACAATTTGAAGATGCGGTTAGAAAGGATAACCAATTGCTAGGTTAAATTGTCCTTTTCTGATTGTCCATTTATTATTGCTATCAATGCGCGGATCTCGAATTGGCACCCCGTAATCGAGCCTAATTACAAAGTAGTTAAAATCTAATCTTAAACCGGAACCAAAGTTTACACCAAATTCATTCACAAATCTATTCCACTCAAAGTTGCCCTTAGGGCGCGAGGGGTCGTTGCGCACCAGCCAAATATTTCCGGCATCCATAAAGAAAGCACCTTTCAACCATTTGTAAATATCGAAACGCAATTCAATATTCATTTCAAGTTTTATATCGCCTGTTTGGTCCACAAAAAGCGAAGACTGGTTGCTGCTCGGATTATCTATTTGAATAGTGCTGTCGCGATAGCCACCGGGGCCAATTTCTCTAATTTGGAAACCGCGCAAA contains the following coding sequences:
- the ruvX gene encoding Holliday junction resolvase RuvX, which produces MGRILAIDYGKKRTGLAVTDPLKIIASALETVETKTLKKTLVSYCAKEVVEAFVVGKPFTRDFSVNEIETEIGIFVTWLEEKFPDIKIYRVDERFTSKIASQTILASGVNKKTRQQKEIIDRVSATIILQTFMEMKQP
- a CDS encoding gliding motility-associated C-terminal domain-containing protein, coding for MNFRKSATALLCFLASSIYGFAQLLPNEYTLGKERHLHVTQGVLYDNGGKNSELKNEYFITTLHGENQLEVYFETFNIPDGASLKVYRGKDTDGELLGIFHDAKIPNLKGKILTFEFFPSKHLAKGNYKIRGQVKSTPQEKSGAARSQPASDCVGAIPLCQNLTAVALGGLYTDLGAVNDDDGSCYGGTGSGGSVWYSFQPQANGALDFTITPTGSTDYDFVLWDITSGCGNGQRQQVSCNYSQYTGNTGISSVNCSESYGTCTGNDCSSDSKGSDCNRFNRRPTVNSTHKYAVCINFYSGSNDGFTIQFKNETSSVNITDVTPPVILNASANACPTAAQFELLFSEYVDCSTIQAADFSIPGHTVSLNPLNCTNNSTNSVAVTVTPPLSIGTYALHAQDILDLCGNNMNTNFNIVIGTSPTATASSSGGICRSPGFLGIGYTYTPASQTLTATGGGFYKWSDGQIGASVSVSPKTTTTYTVTVTQGACPATATVTVPVEDAPTINIPDQTICTGESKTLTATGGGSYQWYTNPSLFGNGTAIPAPAGTNASITVSPSSTTTYRVVVTSPAGCKGQDDVKLTIVNTNCCNATIAPAGPYCTSDAPKILTAGTSGGTWSGTGISNASTGEFSPAVSGAGSFKVYYTLACGSLDSATIVVQVCTPLVVCKQPNGNLTASGGISPYTWESQSTIQDCSSCPGGNCIPFICPGTPTTTWTGFGSTATVTPPGTYPIRVRDSGGNVISIASLASVNPCSTCPSITVSVQNKQDANCQSANSGSATFTATGGSGSYTYTWSPNVSSTATANSLAAGTYNVTATDANNCTGTGTVTIGVPTTPTLTLSNQTNPACGQANGSVSITLAGGTAPYIATIDNGQGAPVTQNIPIAGTAPVNNLAAGTYIITIRDANNCTATQTLTLIAPNAPVIGTPTTSNETCSGQNNGALTSATVTGGTGTLQWSYALAATPGNITAIVSFPVNNLAPNNYVLKVQDANGCADTIQFVIAAGPNCCNLTLDIATIQPNCGQNSGSITITPSPSGTYSYTWNNSLPNQATQSSLAAGQYLVTVAEVGNPACSVDTVINLNNSNGPSIAFSNKVEPGCGTANGSVSATLAGGSAPYTITIDDGQGAPQTQVIPIAGTAPVTGMAAGTYIISVTDANNCTATQTIVFTAPNSPVITSINATAETCFGDNNGTANVSVNGGTGTLIYAWSNGASSAAIANLAPNTYSVTITDAANCTASGNITVAAGPVCCTWNISAAIVQPSCGANDGSINITVLPIATYTYTWSNNAITANNSNIAAGNYSVTITNTANSCVKDTSFSLSNPNAPTVSGVNATAESCAGGDGAISITATGGTGTLTVTWSNGATGNSITNLSAGTYNYTITDNNNCMVTGDTIVAPPTGCCNLQLTAIANNTDCSGANGSIQANIATAGIPPYTFSIDGNTYQSSSNFLNLTAGNYVVFAKDSTSCIDTVHVTIGSIANTLSVALNVVQPGCAGVNAGSITANATGGNGTITYVWNTGAMAAAIQNLSAGKYVVTVSDSLGCSVKDSATLLSAQPVTVNIGNDVSFCQGDSSTLAAPAGFATYVWSNGSTVATTTANTGGIYSVTVTDINGCTASDSLQITILPTPIIELPQDTTVYENNAVRLHPVITNGSSPATYLWQPNIDISCNDCAHPIAHPADTITYHLTYIGSNQCRATAQITINVKIGGTIYMPNVFSPNNDGNNDILLPLGIGIKTIQWKVFNRWGEMVFVSSNENIGWDGTYQGVLQPAGTYVYLLQVTFFNKSTHNYKGSFTLVR
- a CDS encoding DUF1573 domain-containing protein, translated to MKNVLLFTSIAAICAAVGVYYVSNEKLEQQDLRLATLERKVAEVEGRVYFQDAHSVANQQLQNPPTNIPSTTISFDKMEHDFGTIKQGDKVKTKFKFTNTGNENLVIVNAIGSCGCTVPSYPREPLAPGKSAELDVEFDSNGKEGEQSKTITVEANTEPKQTVLTIKSNILTSKSTK